In Nerophis lumbriciformis linkage group LG14, RoL_Nlum_v2.1, whole genome shotgun sequence, a single genomic region encodes these proteins:
- the dynlt2b gene encoding dynein light chain Tctex-type protein 2B: MEGSDTYLIRPNYQHKFKPAVVKECIHEIVKGRLAEALYDQDEVSELTLTLADCVKDKVKKLGFERYKFVVQVTIGEQRGQGVKMSSRCLWDADTDNYAEYVFMNDSLFCAVAVFGSYFY; the protein is encoded by the exons ATGGAGGGGTCGGATACATACCTCATACGACCCAATTACCAACACAA ATTCAAGCCTGCTGTCGTGAAGGAATGCATACATGAAATAGTGAAGGGGCGCCTCGCCGAAGCGCTGTACGACCAAGATGAAGTCTCCGAGCTGACACTCACGCTTGCAGACTGCGTTAAGGACAAAGTCAAGA AGTTGGGGTTTGAGAGGTACAAGTTTGTTGTGCAAGTGACCATTGGAGAACAGCGTGGGCAAGGAGTCAA GATGTCTTCAAGGTGTTTATGGGATGCTGATACTGACAATTATGCAGAATATGTTTTCATGAAT GACTCTTTGTTCTGTGCTGTGGCAGTCTTTGGGAGCTATTTCTACTAA